One segment of Chelmon rostratus isolate fCheRos1 chromosome 17, fCheRos1.pri, whole genome shotgun sequence DNA contains the following:
- the LOC121620878 gene encoding nucleus accumbens-associated protein 1 isoform X3: MAQTLQMAIPNFGNNVLECLNEQRLQGLYCDVSVVVKGHAFKAHRAVLAASSSYFRDLFSSNSGGGSSNETSPTVVELPSAVQPQSFQQILTFCYTGRLSMTVGDQFLLMYTAGFLQIQQIMEKGTEFFLKVSSPSCDSQGLHAEEAPPSEPQSPVTQTSNSAARPTSCLTPLSLVSRVKTEQPASQPEAATPYSVVCTPVAKRLWEGGSSRDGGGGGSGGGGGARKAARYSQEAVRGSAIQSPGALGLAMGMGATATGLAGMVAGGGLSGSVGTNGGSAAGLGMSEGASPGTLSTYASDSPISYHDDEEEEEGTDESAEEQYRQICNMYTMYSMLNMGAAAAGERVEALPDHTETRGRMRGRDLTCLPAELIAQIGNRCHPKLYEEGDPAEKLELVSGTSVYISRAQLMNCHVSAGTRHKVLLRRLLAAFFDRNTLANSCGTGIRSSTNDPSRKPLDNRVLHAVKFYCQNFATSFKESEMNAIAADMCTNARRVVRKSWIPKLKLLMAESDAYTAFLPDGVKMEDDTLGPDPTFDPTSLEATGGAGLESGGSSGESLPGVGGDGGPLF; the protein is encoded by the exons ATGGCCCAGACCCTCCAGATGGCGATCCCAAACTTTGGCAACAATGTTTTAGAGTGTCTGAATGAGCAGCGGCTGCAGGGCCTCTACTGTGATGTCTCCGTGGTGGTCAAGGGCCATGCCTTCAAG GCCCATCGAGCTGTGCTGGCTGCTAGCAGTTCTTATTTCCGGGACCTTTTCAGCAGCAATAGTGGAGGAGGTAGCAGCAATGAGACGAGCCCGACCGTAGTGGAGCTTCCGTCAGCTGTGCAGCCCCAGAGCTTCCAGCAGATTTTAACTTTCTGCTACACAGGACGTCTCAGCATGACGGTGGGGGACCAGTTCCTCCTCATGTATACTGCAGGCTTCCTGCAGATCCAGCAGATCATGGAAAAAGGCACTGAATTCTTCCTCAAG GTCTCCTCACCCAGCTGCGACTCCCAAGGCCTTCACGCTGAGGAGGCCCCACCTTCTGAGCCACAGAGCCCTGTAACGCAGACCAGTAACAGTGCAGCCCGGCCGACCTCCTGCCTGACGCCGCTCTCTCTGGTATCACGAGTGAAGACAGAGCAGCCAGCTAGCCAGCCGGAAGCAGCCACTCCTTACTCAGTAGTCTGCACTCCTGTAGCCAAGCGGCTGTGGGAGGGTGGCAGCAGCCGAGATGGAGGTGGGGGAGGCtctgggggaggaggaggggccaGGAAGGCGGCCCGTTATTCCCAGGAGGCGGTGCGGGGCAGTGCGATTCAGAGCCCCGGAGCCCTCGGACTGGCCATGGGCATGGGTGCCACTGCGACCGGCCTTGCGGGCATGGTGGCCGGCGGCGGGCTTAGTGGCAGTGTCGGCACCAATGGCggctctgcagcaggtctgGGCATGTCAGAGGGCGCCAGCCCCGGCACCCTGAGCACCTACGCCAGTGACTCACCTATCAGCTACCAcgatgatgaagaagaggaagaggggacaGATGAAAGCGCTGAAGAGCAGTACAGGCAAATCTGCAACATGTACACCATGTACAGCATGCTCAACATGGGAGCTGCAG ctgctggCGAGCGCGTTGAGGCTCTACCggaccacacagagacacgggGTCGGATGCGAGGCAGAGACCTTACGTGTCTCCCTGCAGAACTCATCGCTCAGATAGGCAACCGCTGCCATCCCAAACTGTACGAGGAAGGAGACCCTGCTGAGAAACTAGAGTTAGTCTCAG GTACTTCTGTGTATATATCGCGAGCCCAGCTAATGAACTGTCATGTGAGCGCAGGGACCAGACACAAGGTGCTGCTGAGGAGGCTGCTGGCTGCCTTCTTTGACAG GAACACTCTGGCCAACAGCTGTGGAACAGGCATCCGCTCGTCCACCAATGACCCGAGCCGCAAGCCCCTGGACAACAGAGTTCTGCATGCGGTCAAAT TTTATTGCCAGAACTTTGCCACCAGCTTCAAAGAGAGCGAGATGAACGCCATCGCAGCCGACATGTGCACCAACGCCCGGCGCGTGGTCCGTAAGAGCTGGATCCCCAAGCTGAAGCTACTGATGGCTGAGAGCGATGCCTACACCGCTTTCCTTCCTGACGGCGTCAAGATGGAGGATGACACCCTGGGGCCGGATCCGACCTTCGACCCCACCTCTCTGGAGGCCACCGGCGGTGCTGGCTTGGAGTCGGGTGGCTCTTCAGGTGAATCGCTACCGGGTGTGGGCGGGGACGGAGGACCGTTATTTTGA